Proteins found in one Magnolia sinica isolate HGM2019 chromosome 5, MsV1, whole genome shotgun sequence genomic segment:
- the LOC131245073 gene encoding plastid division protein PDV1-like, which translates to MGGMEVEENLESLIERAWALHDKISDEIYISCIEFRKFHPQHVPYGGFAESSSAETKSLTAIREALQVLENMLLCLQRLQSQQRTERDTALMRLEESRSSLLERIAEHHGRTLDVIEDLLAFVMNKNTIWDSKNPIKEKTNVTLQDGCSIHATENRIVAFLKSCLQFLSYPLKLKKAAGMAGRLAVVVAGMVSVIHLYQTRQHHMIRRKETMHRVKSSYGRHEHSLMKSTVLGQMGFIENTPNSHLDVFYGRG; encoded by the exons ATGGGTGGGATGGAAGTAGAGGAAAACCTGGAATCTCTGATTGAGAGAGCTTGGGCTTTGCATGACAAGATCAGTGATGAAATCTACATCAGCTGTATTGAATTTCGAAAATTTCATCCCCAACATGTCCCTTATGGTGGATTTGCGGAGAGCTCATCTGCTGAGACAAAGAGCTTGACTGCTATCAGGGAAGCATTACAAGTGCTTGAGAATATGCTCTTGTGTTTGCAG AGATTGCAATCACAGCAGCGAACAGAGCGAGACACGGCTCTTATGCGACTGGAAGAAAGCAGATCATCCCTCCTAGAAAGGATAGCTGAACATCATGGAAGAACACtggatgtgattgaagatttgcTAGCATTTGTGATGAACAAGAACACCATTTGGGATTCAAAAAACCCAATCAAAGAGAAGACAAATGTCACTCTCCAAGATGGATGCTCCATTCATGCAACGGAAAACCGAATCGTGGCTTTTCTCAAGTCCTGTCTTCAGTTTTTATCATATCCATTGAAATTGAAGAAAGCTGCTGGAATGGCGGGAAGATTGGCAGTGGTTGTGGCAGGCATGGTTTCTGTCATTCACTTATATCAGACTAGGCAACATCATATGATCAGAAGAAAGGAAACAATGCATCGAGTCAAAAGTTCTTATGGAAGGCATGAGCATTCCCTCATGAAATCCACGGTGTTAGGACAAATGGGTTTCATTGAAAACACTCCAAACAGCCATTTGGATGTCTTCTATGGGAGGGGGTGA